In Miscanthus floridulus cultivar M001 chromosome 8, ASM1932011v1, whole genome shotgun sequence, the sequence GATTCTTCAGAAGCACTGACGACAGGCGATGGGATGTTGCGAGGACATCAGGCTGCTGCCGGCGGCGCAACGGCGGCGACTACCTCACGGAGCGCCTGAGCCGCGTCGCCGTAGCACAGCTTCACGACGGAGACGCTCCGGTTCGCCACAGCATCACCCAGCTGCATGCACGCATTTATCCAAGAGCAGTTTCAGCATCAAATCAACTCATCAAACGTACCCACAAACTCAACTAGTTTATTGTGTTGCCTTTGTCTACACAAGGGCCCGTTGAGCTTTCCGAGTTTGACCATGACTACTTACGCAGTAAGGCAGAGGTGCAACTTCAGTTTATTGGCAAATACTAGTCAACTCAAAAGTCAAGAACCAGAAGAACTTGCTTAATGGTGCACAAGCATTGATATGCAGTTCGTAATTCGTTTATATCTGGATGATCTAGCTGGCTTTTGTTGACCTGATTATGATACAAAGTAAGGTGAGAAGGTTCTCAACTCTAAACAGTATTGTCCCCATCTGGTACAAATTGTTGATCGAGTACTGCTATGTGTAAAATAAAATCTACCATACCTTCTTTTTTCTAAAATTGGCCGATAAATGGGCTATGGGGTAAAATGTTAATTGTTAAAAAgtatattgtttttttttcatgtACGGCGTTGGTACTACCTGGTAAATTTATCATGCTGActgaaaacaaaaacaaaaaagaatgctTCTAATAAAAGCAACTGCTACTAAAGATGGGAAAAGAAGGCACCGATCTCATAACCTCATCCatgaagtagaagaaatcatTGGCGAGAAGGGTGATCTCCTCCCTGCGCTCCTCGCACTGGTTGCAGGCAATCACACGATTCAGGTCAATGTACAGGAAGGTGGCCTTTAGCTGGAGATCCCTCCTGACCAAATCCCACAGGTCATCATCCAGATCAGTCGTCAGATCCTCCTCCATGGACAGAAGCTCAAGTGCCGAGCTCTTGATCCGACAAACGCATCCCCTCAGCTCCATCCCCTGATCCATTGGTGCTCCTGCCAGTGCCCTCTGCAGCTCTGCTATATCTTGCAGTTGCAGATGACAAAGGATCAGAGCCAATGATGTGGACGTATTTATGGAAAGGCGAAAAGAGAAACTGATTCTTGGAGGATGTCTAGAAGCAAACAGATGTCAGCATGTGCATCAGAGGAAGGCCCCCGTGTAGTGCGGCAAGGGGCAAAGTGGTCAGTGCAGAAGATTACAAGATTAGTTATGCATGAGAGATGAGACCTTTCTGAATGTTGTTGGACTTTCTTTAACTGAAAAAGAGAAAATAGGAGGAAAAGGGAAGCCAAATTTTGCCACCTTTCCTCTCCTTTGACATCCAGCAAGGTAGGCAGCAGAAGAAAGTATCAAGAGTTGCTCACAAGGAAATTGATGAAATGTTTATAACCAAACACCGTTGCAGCCATAGGAGAAGTATAGAAACTTTCGAACAGAGGTCTGGGTTGGTACCCAAAGTAGaacataaaaaaaaaagaaatgcaaTGCTTTATTCAGGGAAGAAAGTTAACAAAAAGCAAAtatgatactccctccgtccaaaaaaaatTGATGATATGGGATTTTCCAGATAGATTAGTGGAGAAGAGAAATGTCCCTAATACCCTTAGTATGTCATACATAATTCCCTTAAAAGAAGAGATGTCGCGTGGTTTACTTCCTAATTAAGACGGACTGCATGCAAGCATGCAGAGATCTGAGGCAGGCAACAATCAGTAGCACATCTCAATTGGAAATTTGGCGCCGGATTTGTGGGCCGACAGCATGTCTAAAACCCAGAACATCATTTTTTCTAGGACAAATTTTAAATCACAGAACATCACtttttttggaacggagggagtattatagTACACTAAAGAAAATTACGATATGCAACTAAATATGAACATATTTTGGATGGCGTTTTATAAAGAACATTTCTACTAGTCTATAATTCATGACGTCTGTTGAGGGTGCATTATATGTTGGGACCCTCATTGTCGTGTTCAAGGTCCAATTACATAGCGTAGGGATTAACAATATAATATTTAGGGTCCATTTGTAACATTTGATTGCATCTTTGTAAATACAAACCCCATCAAGGTTCATTTATAGCCCCTAATGGCATTGTTGTGAATATCAGCCCCACCATGAGAAATAAAAAAACATCTCCTCCCACCTCTCCTATAAAAGGGGGAGAGGGGGATGGTCACTCGACTTTCTTCCTCCCTCTCTCATTTGCTCTCTCTCCCTTCGTTCTCATGTTTGGTGTCAACACCAACAACGTCCATAACAAGTATCCTAGTTGATCATTTATCATGAAACACTGTTCAACCCACTGTTTTTGTACATATACTTCTCACATGATTGTTATTTTTCAAGAATGGGTGATTAATCAGACCTCCAGACATCCTAATTTGCAACCAATACACCTCAAATTTGtagttttcctttttcttctttaattttttttactCTTGATAAATTTGCATATTTTAACGATGTCATCACAAATTCATAATCCTTGATTGAGGAATTACATGGTCAGTATAAATGCATGTTTTAATGATCTCATCAGCATGACGATTTTTGGTCTTCTTTAACTCCATGCAATGTTTTTTTTATCAAATAACTGTGCTTCAAAAAAACGAACTTCATGATGGTCttttatttttcataataaaAGGAGGTAGATTATTCAAACATACAGATCCAGTACTATTTTGGACACTTTGATGCACCGCTTCTTTTTTTatctggaatagtatttttctctcacaaattcctccaaaccatccaaattcctccagaatttctCTAAGCGAACGTGCCCAAACCTCAGTGTAAAGAGTTAGACTGATTCACGATAGTGAAATAACAAATATAAGAATAGTTCAACAATCTCAAAGACTTAGACCGAGAActtctttttgtttctttctttgtCTCTTAAACTCCTCCATTTTGCTATTTCTCTTGTACTGTGTTCttgcttttaaaaaaaatattttctcaGTAGGGGCTCGGTCTCTGGCCCCTTCTTTTTTCCTCAATAAAATTTCACCGGCCACACGAAGTTAACAGCATTAAGGAAGAAAAAAATAGAGCTCAGTGGCACAGTGGAGAGATATTCCCTCTCTCAGCTTTGTAATAACAGATAAATTCAATGCACAAATGAGTAATTTTAAGAGCATTCCACTATGTGGGCAAACCAAATATGAACCTAGTCTGATTCGCTTTCCAATGATCAGATTAAGCATCCCTAATAACTGAAAGGTAAAATATCTTGATACCCTACTCCCCATTGAAACATCTTGATTCAGCTGAACCCTTTAACAGAAGGAAAAATGActaattacttttttttttttaaatatcaccTTTCTGCAAAAGAAA encodes:
- the LOC136474289 gene encoding photosynthetic NDH subunit of lumenal location 3, chloroplastic-like, with amino-acid sequence MDQGMELRGCVCRIKSSALELLSMEEDLTTDLDDDLWDLVRRDLQLKATFLYIDLNRVIACNQCEERREEITLLANDFFYFMDELGDAVANRSVSVVKLCYGDAAQALREVVAAVAPPAAA